From Phalacrocorax carbo chromosome 6, bPhaCar2.1, whole genome shotgun sequence, a single genomic window includes:
- the LOC135314035 gene encoding histone H1.8: MEPQLAAEAAGTAQLPGLLLRGRRPPHPPTLHMVIEALRAQDEKKGASVIAIKRFILAKYPTVDPIRLKYLLKQALSKGLSRGDLVRPHNSSAMGATGRFKLAPKKPRHKQPPGQADPDGGQAPKPGRKGATKPPRAPAQQQGAAEKKPTATKRKPRAKPTNAQPPAAAKPRSDGAKSLPAASRPRATGKGRSQCPASPAAEDAGGGNGDSPVAAGAKGPRKAPVGKSKGKAPKRAQQDAPKAKGGQGKARKPRAAPEASQGEARLRKAVSTSAGRKAP, translated from the exons ATGGAGCCTCAGCTAG CAGCTGaagctgctggcacagctcagCTCCCAGGTCTGCTGCTCCGGGGCCGAcggcccccgcacccccccaccctgcacATGGTTATTGAGGCGCTGCGGGCTCAGGATGAGAAGAAGGGTGCCTCTGTCATTGCCATCAAGCGGTTCATCCTGGCCAAGTACCCCACTGTGGACCCCATCCGCCTTAAGTACCTGCTGAAGCAGGCACTGAGCAAGGGGCTGAGCCGTGGGGACCTGGTACGGCCCCACAACTCCTCTGCCATGGGGGCCACCGGCCGCTTCAAG TTAGCCCCCAAGAAGCCGCGGCACAAGCAGCCACCAGGCCAGGCAGATCCTGATGGGGGCCAGGCCCCGAAGCCGGGACGGAAAGGGGCCACCAAGCCTCCCCGGGCCCCCGCGCAACAGCAAG GCGCTGCAGAGAAGAAGCCGACAGCAACAAAGCGGAAGCCAAGGGCGAAGCCCACAAAC GCCCAgccgccagcagcagcaaagcccaggAGCGATGGAGCAAAGTCCCTGCCAGCTGCCAGCCGCCCCCGGGCTACTGGCAAAGGGCGTTCACAGTGTCCTGCGTCTCCGGCCGCTGAGGATGCGGGAGGGGGCAATGGTGACAGCCCTGTGGCTGCCGGGGCAAAGGGGCCCCGAAAGGCCCCAGTGGGAAAGAGCAAGGGGAAGGCACCCAAGAGGGCACAGCAAGATGCCCCCAAGGCGAAGGGGGGTCAAGGCAAGGCGAGGAAGCCCCGGGCAGCCCCAGAAGCCAGCCAGGGGGAGGCCAGGCTGCGGAAGGCAGTCTCTACCTCAGCAGGCAGAAAGGCTCCATAG